Below is a genomic region from Microbacterium galbinum.
GGCGTTCCTCGACTTCGCCCGCCGCGTCGCGATGCGGTACGGGCCGGTGCCGTCGCCGCTCAACGCCTTCCTCATCCTGCAGGGGATCGAGACGCTGTCGCTGCGCGTGCAGAGGCAGTCCGACTCGGCACTGCACCTGGCGCGCTGGTTGGAGGGGCATCCGCAGGTCGAGTCGGTCGACTACAGCGGGCTGCCGTCGAGCCCGCACCACGCCGTCGCCCGCCGCTACCTCACGCGCGGATTCGGGGCGGTGCTCGCCGTCACCGTGCGCGGTGGGGTCGACGGGGCTCGCGCCTTCACGAACGCCCTGCGCGTCTTCACCCGCATGACCCATCTCGGCGACGTGCGCTCTCTCGTGCTGCACCCCGCCACCACCACGCACGTGCTGCGTGATGCCGACGAGCTCGCCGCCGCCGGCATCCACCCCGGTCTGCTGCGGTTGTCGATCGGGTTGGAAGACCTCGACGACCTCGTCGCGGATCTCGATCGGGCGCTCGGTGAGGTCGCGGGGGTCGCGGGGACGTCATCGGCGCCGGCGGAGGTGCCGGTGGTGGAGGCGGTCTCGCCGCGGCGTCTGCTCGCGGTCTGAGCGGAGCATCCACCCCGCTTCTCGAAGGGTCCCACCGCGTGCGCACCCCCTATCGCCGCCCGAGCGGGCGGGGTACCGTCGCCCCATGGGACGCCTCATCTACTCCATGATCACGTCGCTCGACGGCTACGCGAGCGGTCCGGACGGCGGGTTCGACTGGGCGCTCGACCCGGGCGTGCACGCCTTCATCACCGAACGGTTCGACGACGTCGGCACCTACCTGTACGGCCGGCGCATGTACGAGACGATGTCGTACTGGGAGACCGCGCACCTCGAGCCCGACCAGCCGCAGGAGGGCATCGACTACGCCCTGAGCTGGCAGAAGGCGGACAAGATCGTCTTCTCGCGCACGCTGGCCGAGGTGTCGAGCGCCCGCACCCGCATCGAGCGCGAGTTCGACCCGGAGGCGGTCGCGCGGTGGAAGGACGAACTGCCGCACGACCTCACGATCGACGGCCCCACGATCGCGGCCGAGGCGATCCGCGCGGGCCTGGTCGACGAGTTCCAGATGTTCATCGGGCCCGGCATCGTGGGCGGCGGGCTGCGGTTCTTCCCCGACGGGGTTCGCCTCGATCTCGACCTGATCGACGAGCACCGTTTCGACGGAGGGCTGATGTACCTGAGGTATCAGGTCGCCGGCGCCTGACGGCGGATCGGGTCAGGGGCGTACGCGCACCGTGCGGGCCTCGAACGACACCAGGTCGCCGTCGTGCAGCTGGCGCCCGCGGCGGCGGTCGACCTCGCCGTTGACCTTCACGAAGCCGTCGATGATCGCCTCTTTCGCGTCGCCGCCGGAGTCGATGAGTCCCGCGAACTTCAGGAACTGGCCGAGGCGGATCACCTCACCGCCGATGGAGACGTCGTCGATAGCGCTCATCCCTGCATCGTATCCGCCCCGGCGCGGGCCTCAGTCGTCGAGGTCGGTGCCGACGACGGCGAAGGCGCTGTCGAGGTCGATGTCGATCGAGCGGTTGTCGCTCGTGAGCACCGACACGTCGTAGGGGCTGACGCTGTCGTCGTCGACGTCGAGGTCGGTGATGAGCCCCTCGGCCTCGTCGAGCGCCGCGGCGACGAGCGAGCGGATGGTCGCCTCGTCGAGGGTCAGCGAGGGCCCGGTGTCGTCACCGTCGGCGGCATCCGTCGACACGATGCTGGTCGCGAGGTCGGCGGTGACGCGCACCTCGGACTCGTCACCGGATGCCGTCTCGAGCGTGACCTCCCACGTACCGTCGCGCTTGGCGTCGATCGAGGTGACCTCGCCGTCGGCGGCGCCGCGGGCGGCATCCGCGATCTCGACGATCTCGTCGGCGGAGTCCGAACCGATGCCGGTCACGGGGCCGCCCTGCTGCGGTGCGCCGTCGTCGGAGCGGTCGTCGCCGCGGTCGTCCTGTCCGCGGTCGTCTCCGCGGTCGTCGTCGTGGCGCTGGCCGTCGGACATCGAGGGGCGGTCGTCGTCGTCGCCGAAGTCGTCGCCGATCGCCGCTCCGATGGCGACGCCGCCGCCGGCGAGCACCACGGCCGCGGCGATTCCTCCGCCGATGAGCAGGGCGCGCTTGCGTCCCGGCTTCGGGGCGGGAGCGGCAGGGGCGGCGGATGCTTCGGCCGAGGGTGCGGTCGGTGCGGGCGTCGTGGCATCCGTCGTCGGGGTCACGGGGACCGTCGGAGCGTCGGGCGTGGACTCGGGCGTCTGGTCGGGGTTCGGGGTCTTGTCGTTCATGGCTTCATGCTCCCGCGACACCGCTGAAGCCACCCTGAAGCGTCCTGAAGCGGTCTTCAGGAACGCGGCTCCGTGCCGCTACCGCGCGAGCGGCAGCGTCACGACGAACCGTGCGCCACCCCAGCGGGAGTCGTCGACGGCGACCGTTCCACCCGAGGCCGCGGCGATACCCCGCACGATCGCGAGCCCGAGTCCGCTGCCGCCGGCGTCGCGGCTTCGCGCCTCGTCGAGGCGCACGAAGCGTTCGAACACCCGCTCCCGCTCGTCGACCGGCACACCCGCGCCGTCGTCCTCGACGGTGACGAACACGTACCCGTCGGCGGGCGCGACCCCGATCGCCACGCGGCCCTGCGCGTGCCGGGCCGCGTTGTCGGCGAGGTTGCGCAGCAACTGCCCGAGCAGGCGCGGGTCACCCTCGACGCGGGCGGCGCGGATGCCGGACCCGTCGACCTCCACCCCCGAGGAGCGCAGTCGCCGCAGCTCTCCGAGCGCGATGTCGTCGAGGTCGACCGGCTCGTGCACCGAGCCGGCACCCTCATCGAGGCGGGCGAGCAGCAGCAGCGACTCCACGATGCCCTGCAGCCGCAGCCCCTCGTCCGACACGACCTCGGCCAGTTCGCCGATGCTCGTGGTCGAGGGGTGGGCCTGGGCGAGCTCGGCGTGCTGGCGGATCACGGCGAGGGGCGATCGCAGTTCGTGCGAAGCATCCGACACGAATCTGCGCTGAGCCGTCGCCGACGCGTCGAGCCGATCGAGCATCCCGTTCATGGTCGACGCGAGTGCCGCGATCTCGTCGGCGGAGTCGGGCACCGCCACCCGGTGGTGCAGGCGTTCGGCGGTGATGCCGTCGACCTCCTCGCGGATGCGACTGACCGGCCGCAGCGCGCGTCCGGTCACGAGCCACGTCGTCACGGCGACGAGCAGCAGCAGCAGCGGAACGGCGACGGTGAGCAGAACCGCGACGGTCGACAGTGTCTCGGCGTCGTTCTCGACCGAGACGGCGAGCACGAGGGTCCGGTCGTCGTCGAGGTCGTCCGAGAGCACGAGCATCGGTTCGTCGTCGATGGTCATCGTGATCGCGTCGTCGGTGACGGGCAGAGCGGTCGAGCCGAGGGCATCCCGCGCCTCTTCGCTGGCGGCGCGCACCGATCCGTCGTCGGCGATGATCTGCACGATCTCGTCATCGAGCCCGCCGAGCCCGCCGAGCCCGTCGGCGCCGTCGGGCCCGCGACCGCCCGGCTGGTCGAGCCGCTCGGCGAGCTCGTCGAGGCGCTGCTCGGCGGAGCGCTCGGTCGCCGAATGGATGCTCCCGCTCAGGATGCCGTAGAACGACACCGCGCCGATCGCCAGCGCCACCGCCACGACGACCGTCGCACCGAGCGTGGTGCGCCCGCGCACCGACCGCCAGCCGCGCCTAGCCACCGTCGGCCGCCAATCGATATCCGGCGCCGCGGATCGTCTCGATGGCCTCGCGGTCGAAGGGCTTGTCGACCTTGCGCCGCAGGTGGCCGACGTAGACCTCGACGATGTTCGGGTCGCCGTCGAAGTCGTCGTCCCACACCCCCTCGATGAGGGTGCGCTTCGAGATCACCTGCCCGCGGTGGCGCATGAGGTATTCGAGCACCGAGAACTCGCGGGCGGTGAGGGTGATCGGCGTCTCGCCGCGCCAGACGTCGTGGGCGGCGGGGTCGAGGCGCAGGTCTCCGGCTTCGAGCACGGCCGGGCGCGCGACCGCCCCGCGGCGCACGAGGGCGCGGATCCGGGCGACGAGGATCGCGAACGAGAACGGCTTCGTGACGTAGTCGTCGGCACCGGTCTCGAGGGCCTCGACCTGGTCCCACTCGCCGTCCTTGGCGGTGAGCATGAGCACGGGCGTCCAGTTCTCCTCGGCGCGCAGCGCCTCGCACACCTTCCACCCGCTCATGCCCGGCATCATCAGGTCGAGCACGATCGCGTCGTAGCGGGTCTCGCGGGCGCGCCAGAGCCCGTCGACCCCGTTGTGGGCGACGTCGACCGCGAACCCTTCGGCTTCGAGCCCGCGGCGCACGGCGTCGGCGAGACGCACCTCGTCGTCGACCACCAGAATGCGCATGCCTCCAGTGTGCTGCCTTTCTGCTGAAGCGCGGCTGAAGTCGGGGCGCGAGGGCTGATCGACGAGCACCGAACCGAGCATCGAGATGCAAGCCCTTCGTCTCGCTCCGCTCGCTCAGGAACCGACACGGGGTCGCTGAGCTTGTCGAAGCGTCCCGGCACGAGGAACCCACCTCACCCGAGGAACGAGAAGAACTCCCGGCGCACGGTGCTGAGATCGGTGCCCTCGCGAGTCGGGTGCACGCGGTTGGTGAGCAGCACGCCGAAGGCGCCCGAGCGCGAGACCGCGAACGCGGTGCCCGTGAAGCCGGTGTGGCCGACGGCATCCGCCCCGCCCATCCAGGCCGCGTCACGCACGCGCAGGCCGACCGCCTGTCCGTACCCGGCATCGGCGGTCGCGGCGGGCGTCGTCATCAGACGGATGCCGTCGGCCGACAGCACGCGTCCGCCGGCGCCGACCCCGTCGTCGCGGATCATGCGCGCGAGCGCCGCCACGTCTTCGACCGCCCCGAAGAGCCCGGCGTGCCCCGCGGGGCGGCCGAGGGCGTGAGCCAACTCGTCGTGCACCTCGCCGCGCACGAGCCCGCGATGAGGCTGCACCTCGGTCGCCACCGCGAGGTCCGCCGAAGGCTGCCAGGTCAACGACGATGCGCCGAGCAACCCCGCGATCTCGGCCACGTGCGCCTCCAACGCCCGCCCCGAGACCCGCTCCACGATCTCGCCGACCGCGATGAATCCGACGTCCGAGTAGCGGTGCATCGAGCCCGGCGACGCGACGAGCGGCGACCGGAGCACCGCCGAGCGCAGCTCCTCCCCGGTGAGTCCGGTCCGCCACATCCGCCCCTCGGCCGGCAAGCCCGACGTATGCGTGAGCAGTTGCCGCAGCGTCACGCCATCGGCCTCCGAGCCGACGGGCACGAACGACCGCACGGGCTCGTCCAGCCCCAGCAGCCCGGCGTCGACGAGCCGCAGCACGGCGACGGTCGTGAACGTCTTGGTGAGCGAGGCGAGGTCGAACAGGTGCGCCGGGGTCAACGGCATCCGCTCGTCATCGGCGGCGGAGCCGAGCACCACCGCACCGTCGTCGATCGACCGCAGCGATGCCCACGCCGACCCCGGGGCGCCGTTCACCACGCGCGACTCACTTGCTCATGCCGGAGGTGAGGCCGTTGATGATCTGCTTGGTGGCCAGCAGGAACAGCACGACCAGCGGGATCGTGGCGATCGTGAGACCCGCGAACAGCTGCGGCCAGTCGGTGGAGTACTCGCCGAAGAAGCGGGTGAGCCCGACGGGCAGCGTGTACGAGTCGCGGTCGCGCAGCAGGATCAGCGGGTAGAAGAAGTCGTTCCACACGGGCACGAAGCGGAAGACGATCACGGTCGCGAGCGCCGGACGCACGAGCGGCAGCAGGATCTGCACGAAGGTGCGGAATGGACCCGCGCCGTCGATGCGCGCCGCCTCTTCGAGCTCGATCGGCAGGGCGCGGAAGAAGACCGTCAGCACGAAGGTCGTGAACGGGATGCCGAGGGCGCCGTACACGAGGATCAGGCTGAACACGTTGCTGGTCATCTTGAGCGAGTCGAGCAGATAGAACAGCGGCAGGATCGCGAGGTGCACCGGCAGCATGAGGCCCGAGAGGAACACCGCCTCGATGCCCCGGAAGAACTTCGCCCGCGCCCGGGCGAACGCGTAGGCCGCGAGCACCGACACGACGGTGGTCACGATGACCGAGCCGACCGTGACGGTGATCGAGTTGACGAAGTAGGTGTCGAAGGATGCCGTGATCCACGCGTTCTGGAAGCTCGTGAACGTCGGCGGCACGGGCAGGCCGAGCGGCTCGGTCGCGATCTGCTGCTGGGTGCGCAGCGAGTTGTTGACCATGAGCAGCAGCGGGCCGATCGCGACGAGCGCGTATCCCCACAGGAACACGTTCGCGAACAGGCGTCCGATGAACGGGGTGTCGTTCGTGCGGCTCGACCGGCGTCGGGGCGCGGCGGGGCGACGGCCCGAGACGATGGCCTCGGTGGTCGGCTCCGGGCGGGTTTCGGTGGCGGTGCTCATCAGAACAGCTTTCGTTCGGCGCGACGCATCGTCGAGGTGATCACGACCGAGATCACCATGATGAAGATGAAGAGGACCGTCGCGAGCGCGGAGGAGACGCCGATCGAGTTCGGGTTGCCCGACTCGAAGGCGGTGCGGTAGAAGAGCAGCATCATCACGTCGGTCGACCCGGCCGGGGCGCCGTTGGATCCGGCGAGGGCGAACGGGATCGCCATCGCCTCCATGCTGCCGATGAAGGTGAGCACGGTGATGATGCCGATCGTGGGCGTGAGCATCGGCAGGGTGATGTAGCGGAAGCGCTTGGCGGCGGTCGCGCCGTCGAGCGACGCGGCCTCCTCGATCTCCTCGGGGATGCCGCCGAGCGCCGCGCCGTAGAGCAGGATCGGGAAACCGAGCCACTGCCAGGCGCTCACGAGCACGATCACCCAGATCGCGAGCTGCGGGTCGCCGAGCCACGGCAGGGCGAGGCTCTCGAGGCCCACGCCGCGCAGGATCGCGTTGACCGGACCGAACAGCGGAGACAGCATGAGCGACCACAGGTAGCCGATGACCATCGGGCTCACGAGGTAGGGGAGCGCGAAGATCGTCTGGAAGAAGCGCTTGGTGCGCTTGCGGCGATGCAGCAGCGTCGCGATGCCGAGGCCGAGTGAGTTCTGGAAGACGAGCGCCCCGGCGAACAGCAGCAGGTTGTGCCCGAACGCGTTCCACAGCTCGGAGGCGTACGGCTCCTTCGTGAGGAGCGTGATGTAGTTGGCGACGCCGGCGAAGCCGCCCTGCTTGGTGCCCTGCCAGTCGAAGAACGAGTAGCTGAGCGCGGCGAGCATCGGGTAGAGGATCAGCACCGCGAAGAGCACGGCCGCGGGCAGCACGAACAGCGCCGCCGTGGGGGTGCTCAGCGCGATGCCCGCGCGGGTGCGGCGTTTCGGGGCGCCCGAGGTGGCGGGGTCGCGCCGGAGGGGGAGGGTCAGGGCCATGGTGTGTCTTTCGCTCCGCGAGGGGGCGCCGGATCGACGCCCCCTCGTGTTCGGATCAGGAACCCGGGGTGAACCAGGTGGAGACCCCGGACTGCAGGTCGGCGCCGAGCTGCTCGGGCGTCTTGTCGCCGAGGAACATCGCCTGGATGTCCGGGCCGAGCACTGCGGTGCCGGTCGGGTCGCCGTAGCGGAAGTCGACGAGCAGCAGGTACGGCGCCGGGTTGGCGGTGTACGCCTCGTTCATCTCCTGCATGAGCGGGTCGGAGTAGGTCACGCCCGGGAGCGCCGAGAACTGGTCGACCTCGTCGGCGACGAGCTGGCCGAACTCCGTCGTGGTCATCCAGTTGAGCAGCTCGGTCGCGGCATCCTGGTTCTCGCTCGCGGCGTTGATGCCGAAGCTGCCGTCGGCGTAGCCCGGGGTGACCGCGTGGTCGAGGGCGCTGCCGGGGGCCGGCGGCACCTCGTACACGCCCCACTCGGTGTCGGGCGCCGAGTTCTGGAACGTCGGCAGGTCGAACGAGCCGCCGGGCCACTGCGCGGCCTGGCCCGAGGTGAACTGCAGCACGGCGTCGGCGACGGCGATCGCGTTGACGTTCTTGTCGAGGTACTTCTGCATGTCCTGCACGATCTGCAGCGACGACACGTAGGCGGGGTCGGTGAAGTCGGTCTCGCCGGCGAGCACCTTCTCCTCGAAGTCGGCG
It encodes:
- a CDS encoding carbohydrate ABC transporter permease, yielding MALTLPLRRDPATSGAPKRRTRAGIALSTPTAALFVLPAAVLFAVLILYPMLAALSYSFFDWQGTKQGGFAGVANYITLLTKEPYASELWNAFGHNLLLFAGALVFQNSLGLGIATLLHRRKRTKRFFQTIFALPYLVSPMVIGYLWSLMLSPLFGPVNAILRGVGLESLALPWLGDPQLAIWVIVLVSAWQWLGFPILLYGAALGGIPEEIEEAASLDGATAAKRFRYITLPMLTPTIGIITVLTFIGSMEAMAIPFALAGSNGAPAGSTDVMMLLFYRTAFESGNPNSIGVSSALATVLFIFIMVISVVITSTMRRAERKLF
- a CDS encoding RNA-binding S4 domain-containing protein, with protein sequence MSAIDDVSIGGEVIRLGQFLKFAGLIDSGGDAKEAIIDGFVKVNGEVDRRRGRQLHDGDLVSFEARTVRVRP
- a CDS encoding ABC transporter substrate-binding protein; amino-acid sequence: MRHRTTRLAFTAGLLVTGLAVAGCAPAASSGDGDGEEVTLKIWSWQASSSPKWEAVFDKYEESHPGVTIEFEGYQPTEYNQILATGLEGSDGPDIAMLRAYGGIQPAIQSEQIVPIDDIVDGLDQFDPTVLRAAQGKDDGATYGVPFAYQTMQMFYNKTMFDEMGLEEPTDWDEFIELQDTLLDEGVTPMALGAREDWVLPMFHDIVGSANYGGADFEEKVLAGETDFTDPAYVSSLQIVQDMQKYLDKNVNAIAVADAVLQFTSGQAAQWPGGSFDLPTFQNSAPDTEWGVYEVPPAPGSALDHAVTPGYADGSFGINAASENQDAATELLNWMTTTEFGQLVADEVDQFSALPGVTYSDPLMQEMNEAYTANPAPYLLLVDFRYGDPTGTAVLGPDIQAMFLGDKTPEQLGADLQSGVSTWFTPGS
- a CDS encoding serine hydrolase domain-containing protein → MVNGAPGSAWASLRSIDDGAVVLGSAADDERMPLTPAHLFDLASLTKTFTTVAVLRLVDAGLLGLDEPVRSFVPVGSEADGVTLRQLLTHTSGLPAEGRMWRTGLTGEELRSAVLRSPLVASPGSMHRYSDVGFIAVGEIVERVSGRALEAHVAEIAGLLGASSLTWQPSADLAVATEVQPHRGLVRGEVHDELAHALGRPAGHAGLFGAVEDVAALARMIRDDGVGAGGRVLSADGIRLMTTPAATADAGYGQAVGLRVRDAAWMGGADAVGHTGFTGTAFAVSRSGAFGVLLTNRVHPTREGTDLSTVRREFFSFLG
- a CDS encoding HAMP domain-containing sensor histidine kinase is translated as MARRGWRSVRGRTTLGATVVVAVALAIGAVSFYGILSGSIHSATERSAEQRLDELAERLDQPGGRGPDGADGLGGLGGLDDEIVQIIADDGSVRAASEEARDALGSTALPVTDDAITMTIDDEPMLVLSDDLDDDRTLVLAVSVENDAETLSTVAVLLTVAVPLLLLLVAVTTWLVTGRALRPVSRIREEVDGITAERLHHRVAVPDSADEIAALASTMNGMLDRLDASATAQRRFVSDASHELRSPLAVIRQHAELAQAHPSTTSIGELAEVVSDEGLRLQGIVESLLLLARLDEGAGSVHEPVDLDDIALGELRRLRSSGVEVDGSGIRAARVEGDPRLLGQLLRNLADNAARHAQGRVAIGVAPADGYVFVTVEDDGAGVPVDERERVFERFVRLDEARSRDAGGSGLGLAIVRGIAAASGGTVAVDDSRWGGARFVVTLPLAR
- a CDS encoding response regulator transcription factor; its protein translation is MRILVVDDEVRLADAVRRGLEAEGFAVDVAHNGVDGLWRARETRYDAIVLDLMMPGMSGWKVCEALRAEENWTPVLMLTAKDGEWDQVEALETGADDYVTKPFSFAILVARIRALVRRGAVARPAVLEAGDLRLDPAAHDVWRGETPITLTAREFSVLEYLMRHRGQVISKRTLIEGVWDDDFDGDPNIVEVYVGHLRRKVDKPFDREAIETIRGAGYRLAADGG
- a CDS encoding carbohydrate ABC transporter permease, encoding MSTATETRPEPTTEAIVSGRRPAAPRRRSSRTNDTPFIGRLFANVFLWGYALVAIGPLLLMVNNSLRTQQQIATEPLGLPVPPTFTSFQNAWITASFDTYFVNSITVTVGSVIVTTVVSVLAAYAFARARAKFFRGIEAVFLSGLMLPVHLAILPLFYLLDSLKMTSNVFSLILVYGALGIPFTTFVLTVFFRALPIELEEAARIDGAGPFRTFVQILLPLVRPALATVIVFRFVPVWNDFFYPLILLRDRDSYTLPVGLTRFFGEYSTDWPQLFAGLTIATIPLVVLFLLATKQIINGLTSGMSK
- a CDS encoding dihydrofolate reductase family protein, which codes for MGRLIYSMITSLDGYASGPDGGFDWALDPGVHAFITERFDDVGTYLYGRRMYETMSYWETAHLEPDQPQEGIDYALSWQKADKIVFSRTLAEVSSARTRIEREFDPEAVARWKDELPHDLTIDGPTIAAEAIRAGLVDEFQMFIGPGIVGGGLRFFPDGVRLDLDLIDEHRFDGGLMYLRYQVAGA